The Methylomagnum ishizawai genome has a window encoding:
- a CDS encoding DUF3592 domain-containing protein gives MIEKQIKMRPCPPTKSLLLLPAFTAFLGIILLLSGHGNIKQAWQSLSWPSVDGEILYSDVVMASGVGQYQAIVKFQYSVDSEQYIGDTIAFTQAYSRDKSSLQNLVAAYPIGSNPKVYYDPKNPSTSVLKPGLLGTKDDNFATISGGFMFLASLLGIFSILYKQTTEK, from the coding sequence ATGATCGAAAAGCAAATAAAAATGCGCCCATGTCCGCCAACTAAGTCGCTTTTGCTTTTACCCGCTTTCACTGCGTTTCTAGGAATTATTCTCCTGCTCTCTGGGCATGGAAACATCAAACAGGCTTGGCAATCATTAAGCTGGCCGAGTGTTGACGGTGAGATACTCTACTCCGATGTCGTGATGGCAAGCGGCGTCGGGCAATACCAAGCCATAGTCAAATTCCAATATTCGGTAGATAGCGAACAATATATCGGCGATACGATAGCTTTTACTCAAGCCTACAGCAGGGATAAAAGTTCTTTGCAAAATTTGGTGGCCGCCTATCCTATTGGATCGAACCCCAAAGTTTATTATGACCCTAAGAATCCCTCCACATCCGTGCTTAAGCCAGGGCTCCTAGGCACCAAAGACGATAATTTCGCGACCATTTCCGGGGGATTCATGTTTTTGGCTTCGCTATTAGGAATATTTTCAATACTGTACAAGCAAACAACAGAAAAATAG
- a CDS encoding copper resistance CopC family protein: MPHHHKTLPTLALAALLGLVGVNTAHAHAVVTESSLTKEPIKPHHAATVALFFNSNVELKLSRVFLVSAGDVYHPVEISKGKKPGELHIKLPALDPGDYAIKYKVFAADGHLTENAIRFHVAE, encoded by the coding sequence ATGCCACACCACCACAAAACCCTCCCCACCCTAGCCCTGGCCGCCCTCCTCGGTCTCGTCGGTGTCAACACCGCCCACGCCCACGCCGTGGTCACCGAATCCTCGCTCACCAAGGAACCCATCAAGCCGCACCATGCCGCCACCGTGGCCCTGTTCTTCAATTCCAACGTGGAACTGAAACTGTCGCGGGTGTTCCTGGTCAGCGCGGGCGATGTCTACCACCCGGTGGAAATCTCCAAGGGCAAGAAACCCGGCGAACTCCATATCAAGCTCCCCGCGCTCGACCCCGGCGACTACGCCATCAAGTACAAGGTGTTCGCCGCCGACGGCCATCTCACGGAAAACGCCATCCGCTTCCACGTCGCGGAATAA
- a CDS encoding copper resistance D family protein codes for MYMQGLANFIDDFLGGLILIGYALVVGSLLWSIVILKVWSPQPAAGPAIVRRAAWVLRFGAIALAAMQGSKLLIKGMVLWGVLGELPVDAYVGTVQFQAGLMRFLLALGIAYLGGQLLLRPTERRLWDYLALCTAPLVIAGAWLVHAVGRFEMREPLMLMTLLHQFAAAVWFGGVAQLLALWHLGRHDPEAKALWPSAIVRFGALGLSSVVLLILTGLPLALAFVASWQGLFGTGYGSLVLTKIFLLGVALCFAYINNRAGKRWKEQGDGDTLNRKVPYYIEAEAFVLVGVLFIAATLSSQPPSEDIAGNPELTATLPEVAQMFTPRLPKIHSPSHEALLAGEAGRVAVVNKVPSVAATEWSDYNHNVAGLFLATMGLMAMLSYIRGPGFQWANYWPIGFVGLSIFLFFRSDAETWPLGPIGFWESTFSNGEVFQHRIATLLAFVLGVLELRARTRHGDPRMRYMFPILCAFGGILLLTHAHAEFELKSEFLIQSTHTTMGLLAVLMASGRWLELRLAPTEGAAQGEAYAEGSIAGFIGIVAMFLIGNIMMFYREPLF; via the coding sequence ATGTACATGCAAGGTTTGGCCAATTTCATCGACGACTTCCTGGGCGGGCTTATCCTCATCGGCTATGCGTTGGTGGTGGGCAGCCTCCTGTGGAGCATCGTCATCCTCAAGGTCTGGTCGCCCCAACCCGCCGCCGGCCCGGCCATCGTCCGCCGCGCCGCCTGGGTGCTGCGCTTCGGGGCCATCGCCCTCGCCGCCATGCAGGGCAGCAAGCTGCTCATCAAGGGCATGGTGCTATGGGGCGTGCTGGGGGAATTGCCGGTCGATGCCTACGTGGGCACGGTGCAATTCCAAGCGGGGCTGATGCGTTTCCTGCTGGCGCTGGGCATCGCCTACCTGGGGGGGCAATTGCTGCTGAGGCCGACCGAGCGGCGGCTGTGGGATTACCTCGCGCTCTGCACCGCGCCCCTGGTCATCGCCGGGGCTTGGCTGGTCCACGCGGTCGGGCGCTTCGAGATGCGTGAACCTTTGATGCTGATGACCCTCCTGCACCAATTCGCCGCCGCCGTCTGGTTCGGCGGGGTGGCGCAGTTGTTGGCGCTGTGGCATCTCGGCAGGCACGACCCCGAGGCCAAAGCCCTCTGGCCCAGCGCCATCGTGCGTTTCGGGGCCTTGGGCTTGAGTTCGGTGGTTCTGCTGATCTTGACCGGATTGCCCTTGGCCCTGGCCTTCGTGGCGTCCTGGCAAGGCTTGTTCGGGACGGGCTATGGCAGCCTGGTGTTGACCAAGATTTTCCTGCTGGGCGTGGCGCTGTGCTTCGCCTATATCAACAACCGGGCGGGCAAGCGCTGGAAGGAGCAAGGCGACGGCGACACCTTGAACCGCAAAGTGCCGTACTACATCGAGGCCGAAGCCTTCGTGCTGGTCGGCGTGCTGTTCATCGCCGCCACCCTGTCCTCGCAACCGCCGTCGGAGGATATCGCGGGCAATCCCGAACTCACCGCCACCCTCCCCGAAGTGGCGCAGATGTTCACCCCGCGGCTCCCCAAAATCCATTCGCCCAGCCACGAGGCGCTACTGGCCGGGGAAGCGGGCCGGGTCGCCGTGGTCAACAAAGTGCCCTCGGTCGCCGCCACCGAATGGTCGGACTACAACCACAACGTGGCCGGCTTGTTCCTCGCCACCATGGGCTTGATGGCGATGCTGTCCTACATCCGGGGGCCGGGTTTCCAATGGGCGAACTACTGGCCCATCGGCTTCGTGGGGCTGAGCATCTTCCTGTTCTTCCGCAGCGACGCCGAAACCTGGCCGCTCGGCCCCATCGGCTTCTGGGAAAGCACCTTCAGCAATGGCGAGGTGTTCCAGCACCGCATCGCCACCTTGTTGGCCTTCGTGCTGGGCGTGTTGGAACTCCGCGCCCGCACCCGGCACGGCGACCCCAGGATGCGCTACATGTTCCCGATCCTGTGCGCGTTCGGCGGTATCCTGCTCCTGACCCACGCCCATGCCGAATTCGAGCTGAAGAGCGAATTCCTGATCCAGTCCACCCACACCACCATGGGCCTATTGGCCGTGTTGATGGCGAGCGGGCGCTGGTTGGAACTGCGCCTCGCCCCAACGGAAGGCGCGGCCCAGGGCGAGGCCTACGCCGAAGGCAGCATCGCCGGTTTCATCGGCATCGTGGCGATGTTCCTGATCGGCAATATCATGATGTTCTACCGGGAGCCGTTGTTCTAG